A region from the Natranaerovirga pectinivora genome encodes:
- a CDS encoding ABC transporter ATP-binding protein, translating into MAIIEVKNITKRFGNKIVLDNVSFNIHKGDIYGLIGPNGAGKSTLINIMTGVLESQGGDIIIDGFSIKENPLEAKRRIGLVPQEIALMETVSAYENLEFFGALYHLKGPLLKKRITEVLELTGLEEKRKEKVKKFSGGMKRRLNLAVALLHYPEILIMDEPTVGIDPQSRNHIFEFVKNINKEKGTTILYTSHYMEEVELLCNELFIMDLGKEVASGEKQMVKSLAGGNSRIQLKTFGATRETEKSLRELKGVKACQIEEDSIVLMIEDKEFQLEVLLKILEQKQIKIKGINFQEPSLEEVFLSLTGKSLRE; encoded by the coding sequence ATGGCAATAATAGAGGTTAAAAATATTACAAAAAGATTTGGAAATAAAATTGTTTTAGACAATGTTTCATTCAATATTCATAAAGGAGATATTTATGGTTTGATTGGACCTAATGGAGCAGGCAAATCTACATTAATTAATATTATGACAGGGGTTTTAGAAAGCCAAGGTGGAGATATCATCATTGATGGTTTTTCTATAAAAGAAAACCCATTAGAAGCTAAAAGAAGAATTGGCTTGGTACCACAAGAAATTGCCTTAATGGAAACAGTATCCGCATATGAAAATTTAGAGTTCTTTGGTGCTTTATATCATTTAAAAGGACCATTACTAAAAAAAAGAATTACAGAGGTATTAGAACTTACTGGATTAGAGGAAAAAAGAAAAGAAAAAGTTAAAAAGTTTTCAGGAGGTATGAAAAGACGACTCAATCTTGCAGTTGCCTTATTACATTACCCAGAGATTCTTATTATGGATGAGCCTACAGTAGGGATTGATCCACAATCTCGAAATCATATATTTGAATTTGTTAAAAATATCAACAAAGAAAAAGGAACAACTATTTTATACACATCTCATTATATGGAAGAAGTAGAGCTATTGTGTAATGAATTGTTTATAATGGACTTAGGAAAAGAAGTTGCTAGTGGAGAAAAGCAAATGGTGAAATCTTTAGCTGGAGGCAATAGTAGGATTCAACTAAAAACCTTTGGTGCTACAAGGGAAACAGAAAAATCACTAAGAGAGTTAAAAGGTGTTAAAGCTTGTCAAATAGAAGAAGACAGTATTGTTCTAATGATAGAGGATAAAGAGTTTCAATTAGAAGTTCTTTTAAAGATTTTAGAGCAAAAGCAGATTAAAATAAAGGGGATTAATTTTCAAGAACCTTCATTAGAAGAAGTATTTTTATCATTAACAGGAAAAAGTCTTAGAGAGTAG
- a CDS encoding ABC transporter permease: MRALAYIKLTLRDIFKNFPLLFLSLSVLPLGLAIALGFFMDSTSTMPEIPNIKVVFIDEDESILSNELIEILTNGESDTFIHIDEDRYNYEIIIPSGYEVAMVNHKPLNIEVKLGENASSNNADILMNVIDIYNGEIHKGIIINKRLEEQNISVETKNDKLMEIQLQLQQINEQELFTTNLVESKKIFTSFENYSIASYSFSFMFLVIIFLASNFMEKDLGLYKRINATPMTRTQYYNYSLISGAIGIFIFNMVYVLILRVLGLSFQGRFLDLLIIQVVMTLVASGLVGLLWAFMNKNSSLILLNTIILVQMLFGYFPKDLLGEGSVFSRLSSFTPDILITRTISGYILHGTIERVMHYLVILLGIALICYLIGLVKANIRWRNE; the protein is encoded by the coding sequence ATGAGAGCATTAGCATATATAAAATTAACTTTGCGAGACATATTTAAAAATTTTCCATTGCTGTTTTTAAGTTTAAGTGTTTTACCTCTTGGATTAGCAATTGCACTAGGGTTTTTCATGGACAGTACATCAACAATGCCTGAAATACCTAATATAAAAGTTGTTTTTATCGATGAAGATGAATCTATATTATCTAACGAACTAATTGAAATATTAACAAATGGAGAGAGTGACACTTTTATTCATATAGATGAAGATAGGTATAATTATGAAATCATTATACCAAGTGGGTATGAAGTTGCTATGGTAAACCACAAACCATTAAATATAGAAGTAAAGCTAGGGGAGAACGCTTCTAGTAATAATGCGGATATATTAATGAATGTAATTGATATATACAATGGAGAAATTCATAAGGGAATTATTATAAATAAGAGGCTGGAAGAACAGAATATTTCTGTAGAAACTAAGAATGATAAATTAATGGAGATCCAATTACAATTACAACAAATAAATGAACAAGAACTATTTACAACTAATTTGGTAGAAAGCAAAAAAATTTTTACAAGTTTTGAAAACTATTCTATTGCTAGTTATAGCTTTTCTTTTATGTTTTTGGTAATAATTTTCCTTGCAAGTAATTTTATGGAGAAGGACCTTGGCTTGTATAAAAGAATTAATGCAACGCCAATGACAAGAACCCAGTACTATAATTATTCTTTAATTAGTGGTGCTATTGGTATATTTATATTTAATATGGTATATGTATTGATTTTAAGAGTGTTAGGACTTTCTTTTCAAGGTAGATTTTTAGATTTGCTTATTATTCAAGTGGTAATGACTTTAGTAGCATCTGGACTAGTTGGGTTGTTATGGGCTTTTATGAACAAAAACAGTTCACTCATATTATTAAATACCATTATATTGGTACAAATGCTTTTTGGATATTTTCCTAAAGATTTACTAGGAGAGGGCTCCGTATTTTCTAGACTTTCATCATTCACTCCGGATATTCTAATTACAAGAACCATTAGTGGGTATATATTGCATGGGACTATTGAAAGGGTTATGCATTATCTAGTTATTTTATTAGGGATAGCCTTAATCTGTTATCTTATTGGACTAGTAAAAGCAAATATAAGATGGAGGAATGAATAA
- the fabK gene encoding enoyl-[acyl-carrier-protein] reductase FabK, which yields MLRSRISEILNIQYPIVQGGMAWVAEHNLAAGVSNAGGLGIIAAANAPVEIVRNEIRRVKELTDKPFGVNIMLISPHSPEIAQLVCEEKVPVVTTGAGNPGKYIEMWKEHGIKVIPVVPSVALAKRMERSGADALVVEGSEAGGHIGEQTTMVLVPQVVDAVSIPVIAAGGIADGRGMAAAFMLGAEGVQIGTRFIVANESIVHSNYKQKVIQAKDIDTEVTGRTHGHPVRALRNKMTRQYKQLENEGLPFEELEILTLGALRKAVIEGDIDTGSVMAGQIAGLVKKEQSCKEIIEEIVSERDMLFKQFI from the coding sequence ATGCTTAGGTCTAGAATAAGTGAAATACTTAATATTCAATATCCAATCGTTCAAGGTGGTATGGCTTGGGTTGCTGAGCACAATCTTGCAGCAGGCGTATCTAATGCAGGAGGACTTGGTATAATTGCAGCAGCCAATGCACCAGTTGAAATTGTTCGTAATGAGATTAGAAGAGTTAAAGAATTAACAGATAAGCCATTTGGCGTTAATATCATGTTGATAAGCCCACATTCACCAGAGATTGCACAACTTGTTTGTGAGGAAAAAGTTCCTGTTGTAACAACAGGAGCTGGTAATCCTGGTAAATACATTGAAATGTGGAAAGAACATGGCATAAAGGTAATTCCAGTAGTACCATCCGTTGCATTAGCAAAAAGAATGGAACGTTCAGGAGCAGATGCTTTGGTTGTTGAGGGTTCTGAAGCAGGTGGTCATATTGGAGAACAAACAACTATGGTATTGGTACCACAAGTTGTAGATGCAGTTAGCATTCCTGTTATAGCAGCAGGAGGAATCGCTGATGGAAGAGGAATGGCAGCAGCATTTATGCTTGGCGCTGAAGGTGTTCAAATTGGTACTCGATTTATAGTAGCTAATGAATCAATTGTACATAGCAACTATAAGCAAAAAGTAATTCAAGCAAAAGATATAGATACAGAAGTAACAGGTAGAACCCATGGTCACCCTGTTCGTGCCTTAAGAAATAAAATGACAAGACAGTACAAACAATTAGAAAACGAAGGGCTACCATTTGAAGAGTTAGAAATACTAACATTAGGTGCTCTAAGAAAAGCTGTAATTGAAGGCGATATAGATACAGGGTCAGTTATGGCAGGACAAATTGCAGGTTTAGTAAAAAAAGAACAGTCGTGTAAAGAAATCATTGAAGAAATTGTTTCAGAAAGAGATATGTTATTCAAACAATTTATTTAG
- a CDS encoding sensor histidine kinase produces MDHRKLFLIIRYIAIFFMILSITLNEQNTIGYGAVIFILVFIINGQVRFNYLSKRVFILGSFFIELLILYYCYKEYGGIIIYYYLPTVIDTAYLLCKPLNYSVYFLGSVSIVLQGLRSSRPLNHETFLIGGVLVLILLLSEFIKGEYQEKVKAQTVYDQLRISEDKLKKAYLDLEEYASSIEELTLLKERNRISRDIHDSVGHSLSTIIIQLGAIEKLANESQTSIKNMSENLREFAKKSLEEVRVAVRELKPKDYDQYEGILGVEELIKNFKKLSGVDVRLKVSKNTWKLSSDQFGVVYRIVQEFLSNSIRHGKAKVIDVFMNFREDKLIMVLKDNGIGTDTVKAGMGLKGIQERLMEIGGDVEYSSQTGKGFYMKIDIDRAGGNTYEQNKGIASR; encoded by the coding sequence TTGGATCATAGAAAATTGTTTCTTATAATAAGATATATTGCTATATTCTTTATGATTTTAAGTATAACGCTGAATGAACAGAATACTATAGGTTACGGCGCTGTTATATTTATTTTAGTTTTTATAATAAATGGACAAGTAAGATTTAATTACTTATCAAAAAGGGTATTCATATTAGGCTCTTTTTTTATTGAGTTACTTATATTGTATTATTGCTATAAAGAGTATGGTGGTATCATAATATATTATTATTTACCTACAGTTATAGATACAGCGTATTTGCTTTGTAAACCCTTAAATTATAGTGTGTACTTCTTAGGAAGTGTAAGCATTGTTTTACAGGGACTCAGATCTTCTAGGCCCTTAAATCACGAAACTTTTCTTATAGGTGGTGTTTTAGTACTTATTCTTTTATTAAGTGAATTTATAAAGGGAGAGTATCAAGAAAAAGTAAAAGCTCAAACGGTTTATGATCAATTGCGAATTTCCGAAGATAAGCTTAAAAAAGCTTATTTGGATTTAGAAGAGTACGCCAGTTCAATAGAAGAATTAACACTTCTAAAAGAGCGAAATAGAATTTCAAGAGATATTCACGATAGTGTAGGTCATAGCTTATCAACTATTATTATTCAATTAGGTGCCATTGAAAAACTGGCCAACGAAAGCCAAACAAGTATTAAAAATATGTCGGAGAATTTAAGGGAGTTTGCTAAGAAGAGTTTAGAAGAAGTTAGGGTAGCTGTAAGAGAACTTAAACCTAAGGATTATGATCAATACGAAGGCATATTAGGTGTGGAAGAATTAATAAAGAATTTTAAAAAACTTTCAGGTGTAGATGTTAGACTAAAGGTATCCAAAAATACTTGGAAGCTTTCTTCTGATCAGTTTGGTGTAGTGTATAGAATCGTTCAAGAGTTCCTATCTAATTCTATTAGACATGGCAAGGCAAAGGTTATTGATGTATTTATGAACTTTAGAGAAGATAAGTTGATTATGGTATTAAAAGATAATGGTATAGGAACGGATACAGTAAAGGCTGGAATGGGGTTAAAGGGCATTCAAGAAAGACTTATGGAGATTGGGGGGGATGTGGAATACAGTTCCCAGACAGGTAAGGGCTTTTATATGAAAATTGATATTGATAGGGCTGGGGGTAATACATATGAACAAAATAAAGGTATTGCTAGTAGATGA
- a CDS encoding cupin domain-containing protein: protein MEIKHFFMSDETEWEDLGSGIKRRIAAYHENLMAVEMTFEENSVGPIHSHPHEQISYILEGEFEFTVGDEKKVVKAGDCTFKEPNIPHGAVCLKKGRLIDVFTPHRQDFLK from the coding sequence ATGGAAATAAAACATTTTTTTATGAGCGATGAAACAGAATGGGAAGATTTAGGAAGCGGTATAAAAAGAAGAATTGCTGCATATCACGAGAATCTTATGGCAGTAGAGATGACCTTTGAAGAGAATTCTGTAGGCCCAATCCACTCTCATCCACATGAACAAATCTCCTATATATTAGAAGGTGAATTTGAATTTACAGTTGGAGATGAAAAAAAAGTAGTAAAAGCAGGAGATTGTACTTTTAAAGAGCCAAATATTCCTCATGGAGCAGTTTGTCTTAAAAAGGGGCGATTAATAGATGTTTTCACGCCACACCGCCAAGACTTCTTAAAATAA
- the fabG gene encoding 3-oxoacyl-[acyl-carrier-protein] reductase, with the protein MLTNKVAIVTGGSRGIGKAISLELGSKGATVIVNYNGSKDAAEAVVNTITENGGKAVAYPCNVSDFNSVKEFIENIVKEYGQIDILVNNAGITKDNLLLKMSDSDFDDVINVNLKGAFNCLKHASRYMLKQRSGKIINLTSVIGIVGNMGQANYAASKAGVIGLTKSAAKELASRGITVNAVAPGFIKTEMTDVLNEKIKEATLEKIPLNRFGEAEEIAKLVSFLASDDANYITGQVIQVDGGMV; encoded by the coding sequence ATGTTAACTAATAAAGTGGCAATAGTAACAGGTGGAAGTAGAGGCATTGGAAAAGCCATTTCTTTAGAATTAGGCTCAAAAGGTGCTACAGTTATTGTTAATTATAACGGATCAAAGGATGCAGCGGAAGCTGTTGTGAACACCATTACTGAGAATGGTGGCAAAGCAGTTGCTTATCCTTGTAACGTAAGTGATTTTAATAGCGTAAAAGAATTTATAGAGAATATAGTAAAAGAATATGGCCAAATTGATATTTTAGTAAATAACGCAGGTATTACAAAAGATAATCTTTTGCTTAAAATGTCAGATTCAGATTTTGATGATGTTATAAATGTTAATTTAAAGGGTGCTTTTAACTGTTTAAAACACGCAAGTCGTTATATGTTAAAACAACGTTCAGGTAAAATCATTAATTTAACATCAGTTATTGGTATTGTTGGCAATATGGGTCAGGCAAATTATGCAGCTTCTAAAGCAGGGGTAATTGGCTTAACAAAATCAGCTGCAAAAGAATTGGCATCAAGAGGCATTACAGTAAATGCAGTTGCACCAGGCTTTATAAAAACAGAAATGACAGATGTATTAAATGAAAAAATTAAAGAAGCAACATTAGAAAAAATACCTCTTAATCGTTTTGGAGAAGCAGAAGAAATTGCTAAGTTGGTTTCTTTTTTAGCGTCAGATGATGCCAATTATATTACAGGTCAGGTTATTCAAGTTGATGGTGGAATGGTTTAG
- a CDS encoding beta-ketoacyl-ACP synthase III, producing the protein MNHVKIVGTGSCVPDNIVTNHQLSQWVETSDEWIQSRTGIQERRISNGITATEMGAQASLKAIEMAGITPSEIELIIVATMTPDNYLPNAACDIQKLLKAEKAVCFDLNAACSGFVYAYNVATQFIKTGTYKTALIVGTEIMSKLVDWQDRGTCVLFGDGAGAAVLQKSDTEGFVKMEMGSDGTMSDALKCKTKSLNNPFVNKNNESEYISMDGQDVFKFVCSTIPNNILSLFENTNYSINDVSHFVLHQANKRIIQAVAKRLDVGIEKFFMNLEYYGNTSAASVPIALDEINRQKKLKEGDLIVISGFGGGLTWGSALIKI; encoded by the coding sequence ATGAATCATGTAAAAATAGTAGGCACAGGCAGTTGTGTGCCTGATAATATTGTAACGAATCACCAGTTATCACAATGGGTAGAAACAAGTGACGAATGGATTCAGTCAAGAACAGGCATACAAGAAAGAAGAATATCTAATGGCATTACTGCAACGGAGATGGGGGCACAAGCAAGTTTAAAGGCTATTGAAATGGCAGGGATTACCCCATCAGAGATCGAGCTTATTATTGTAGCAACCATGACACCAGATAATTACCTTCCTAATGCTGCTTGTGATATACAAAAATTATTAAAAGCAGAGAAAGCAGTATGTTTTGATTTAAATGCAGCTTGTTCCGGCTTTGTTTATGCTTATAATGTTGCAACACAATTTATAAAAACAGGAACCTATAAAACTGCCTTAATAGTTGGTACAGAAATCATGTCCAAATTGGTTGATTGGCAAGACAGAGGTACTTGCGTTTTATTTGGAGATGGTGCTGGAGCAGCAGTGCTTCAAAAATCAGATACAGAAGGGTTTGTAAAAATGGAAATGGGATCAGACGGTACTATGTCTGATGCATTAAAGTGTAAAACAAAATCACTAAATAATCCTTTTGTAAATAAAAACAACGAATCAGAGTATATTAGTATGGATGGGCAAGATGTATTTAAATTTGTATGTTCTACAATACCAAATAATATACTAAGTTTATTCGAAAATACCAATTACTCAATAAATGATGTATCCCACTTTGTTTTGCATCAAGCCAATAAAAGAATTATTCAAGCTGTTGCAAAAAGATTAGATGTGGGTATAGAAAAATTCTTTATGAACTTAGAGTATTATGGGAATACCTCAGCAGCTAGCGTACCAATAGCATTAGATGAGATCAACAGACAAAAGAAGCTTAAAGAGGGTGACTTAATTGTAATCTCAGGCTTTGGTGGCGGTTTAACTTGGGGTTCAGCCCTTATCAAAATATAA
- the fabF gene encoding beta-ketoacyl-ACP synthase II, whose amino-acid sequence MKQRVVITGMGAITPIGNDVESFWEGLKAGKVGIDAITKFDTTEFKAKLAAEVKDFNAADYMDRKEARRMDLFSQYAVAAAQEAIKSANIDFEKIDPFRFGVMVGSGIGGLGTIENEAYKLKEKGPNRVSPMLIPLIITNMAAGNIAINFGLKGKCSNVVTACATATHSIGEAYRAIQYGEADAMVAGGTEGSITPLGIAGFNALTALSTSTDPLKASRPFDKNRDGFVMGEGAGILVLESLDHALNRGANILAEIVGYGATCDAYHITSPSETGEGAARAMLIAINEAGIKPEEVSYINAHGTSTYYNDLFETKSIKEVFKESAYNIPISSTKSMVGHLLGAAGGVEGIACVKSILEDFVHPTAGYETKDEDCDLDYIPNEGRKCTVNYAISNSLGFGGHNGSLLFAKYKG is encoded by the coding sequence ATGAAACAAAGAGTTGTTATTACAGGAATGGGTGCAATTACACCAATTGGTAATGATGTGGAAAGCTTTTGGGAAGGCTTAAAAGCAGGAAAAGTTGGTATTGATGCTATTACAAAATTTGATACAACAGAGTTTAAAGCAAAGTTAGCTGCAGAAGTTAAAGATTTTAATGCAGCAGATTATATGGATAGAAAAGAAGCAAGAAGAATGGATTTGTTTTCTCAGTATGCAGTAGCGGCAGCACAAGAAGCTATTAAAAGTGCAAACATCGATTTTGAAAAAATAGATCCTTTTAGATTCGGTGTAATGGTAGGATCTGGTATAGGTGGTTTAGGCACAATTGAAAATGAGGCATATAAGCTTAAGGAAAAAGGTCCTAATAGAGTATCGCCTATGTTAATACCACTTATTATTACAAATATGGCAGCAGGAAATATTGCTATTAATTTTGGATTAAAAGGAAAATGTAGTAATGTTGTAACGGCTTGTGCAACGGCGACACACTCTATTGGAGAAGCGTATAGAGCTATTCAATATGGTGAAGCAGATGCAATGGTTGCAGGTGGCACAGAAGGCAGTATAACACCATTAGGTATTGCAGGTTTTAATGCATTAACAGCATTAAGTACATCAACTGATCCATTAAAAGCTTCAAGACCTTTTGACAAAAACAGAGATGGATTTGTTATGGGTGAAGGTGCTGGTATTCTAGTTCTTGAGTCGTTAGACCACGCTCTAAATAGAGGGGCAAATATATTAGCAGAAATCGTTGGATACGGTGCAACTTGTGATGCATACCACATTACATCACCTTCAGAAACTGGAGAAGGTGCTGCTAGAGCAATGCTAATTGCCATTAATGAAGCGGGTATAAAACCAGAAGAAGTAAGTTATATCAATGCCCATGGCACAAGTACTTATTATAATGATTTGTTTGAAACAAAGTCGATAAAAGAAGTATTTAAAGAGAGCGCATACAATATTCCAATAAGTTCAACGAAATCTATGGTAGGACATTTACTTGGTGCTGCTGGTGGTGTTGAAGGTATTGCCTGTGTTAAAAGTATACTAGAAGATTTTGTTCACCCAACGGCAGGGTATGAAACAAAAGATGAAGATTGCGATCTAGATTATATTCCTAATGAAGGCAGAAAATGTACAGTGAATTATGCCATATCTAATTCATTAGGATTCGGTGGACATAATGGATCATTACTTTTTGCAAAATATAAGGGATAA
- a CDS encoding acyl carrier protein, which yields MFEKVKEIIVKELGVDESEVTLEASFQEDLGADSLDLFELVMSFEEEFGVEIPNEDLEGIKTVNNCVEYIKAKQ from the coding sequence ATATTTGAAAAAGTAAAAGAAATTATTGTAAAAGAATTAGGTGTAGATGAGAGCGAAGTAACATTAGAGGCTTCTTTTCAAGAAGATTTAGGTGCAGATTCATTAGATTTATTTGAATTAGTAATGTCTTTTGAAGAAGAATTTGGTGTAGAAATTCCAAATGAAGATTTAGAAGGTATTAAAACAGTTAATAACTGTGTAGAGTATATCAAAGCAAAACAATAA
- a CDS encoding response regulator transcription factor has product MNKIKVLLVDDEKLIRDGLKIILDTYEQINIVGLCENGEDAYSFCVETEVDVVLMDIRMPILNGVDATKKIKETMPQIKVLILTTFNDTEYIYEGLKYGASGYMLKDSAYDLIVDSIVAAHKGNVVVHPDVASKIIENNGFVKQEAVDLECNLTEKEVLIIKAIAEGLTNKEIGEKLFLSEGTIKNNVSTILEKLELRDRTQIAIFAFKSHMV; this is encoded by the coding sequence ATGAACAAAATAAAGGTATTGCTAGTAGATGATGAAAAATTGATAAGAGATGGACTAAAAATTATATTAGATACCTATGAACAGATTAATATAGTTGGTTTATGTGAAAATGGAGAAGATGCCTATAGTTTTTGTGTTGAGACAGAAGTAGATGTGGTATTAATGGATATTAGAATGCCCATATTAAATGGTGTAGATGCAACAAAAAAAATAAAGGAAACAATGCCGCAAATTAAGGTATTAATTCTTACAACATTTAATGATACAGAGTATATTTATGAAGGCTTAAAATATGGTGCATCTGGCTATATGCTAAAAGATAGTGCCTATGATCTTATTGTGGATAGTATCGTTGCCGCGCATAAAGGAAATGTGGTTGTTCATCCTGATGTAGCAAGTAAAATAATTGAAAACAATGGCTTTGTAAAGCAAGAAGCAGTTGACTTGGAATGTAATTTAACAGAAAAAGAAGTATTAATCATTAAAGCAATTGCAGAAGGGCTTACAAATAAAGAAATTGGTGAAAAGTTATTTTTATCGGAAGGTACCATTAAAAATAATGTTAGTACCATATTAGAAAAGTTAGAGTTAAGAGATAGGACACAAATTGCTATTTTTGCTTTTAAAAGTCATATGGTTTAA
- a CDS encoding ABC transporter permease, which yields MSIIRLAWINYKRMIKSSENWLMMFLLPVGIILITLFTQTNEKAIDATEAAFNIEDNGYYGEVLINEIGVSRNIFINDYEGAISLLENKDVSTVYIIPENFTQSLQNGILPTIEQVKDQEGRGPIVTEALIQEWIHTKLYEEILINEGLITSANDISGLEVTAVPIVENNYVNPKLRVTMILIIFYIIYASAEVCGQMGKLKSDNILLRAATTSNPWKKITGSIYIALFFIEVSIFFLVFMAAKTFGKFQVEAPFYMILSIILAVCISISLGFLLLRFVKKAEIITMISIIISIGMFFISLMGSGNDTSQASWIINNLAKFMPIYWLMDIVNHLRLFPAVPILILMAVAMFTAGNIKGSKKELIER from the coding sequence ATGAGCATAATAAGATTAGCATGGATTAATTATAAAAGAATGATAAAATCATCAGAAAATTGGTTAATGATGTTTTTATTACCAGTAGGTATTATTTTAATAACACTATTTACACAAACAAATGAAAAAGCAATAGATGCTACAGAAGCGGCTTTTAATATTGAAGATAATGGGTATTACGGGGAAGTATTGATTAATGAAATTGGCGTTTCCAGAAACATTTTTATTAATGATTATGAAGGAGCTATTTCATTACTGGAGAATAAAGATGTTAGTACTGTTTATATTATTCCAGAAAATTTTACACAAAGCTTGCAAAATGGGATCCTACCTACAATAGAACAGGTGAAAGATCAAGAGGGAAGGGGACCAATTGTTACAGAAGCTCTTATACAAGAATGGATTCATACAAAACTATACGAAGAAATATTAATTAATGAAGGGTTGATAACTAGTGCTAATGATATATCAGGCCTCGAGGTAACAGCTGTACCAATAGTGGAGAATAATTATGTTAATCCCAAATTAAGGGTAACAATGATTTTGATAATCTTTTATATTATATATGCATCTGCAGAAGTTTGTGGCCAGATGGGTAAATTAAAAAGTGATAATATACTATTAAGAGCAGCAACTACTTCTAACCCGTGGAAAAAAATTACAGGAAGCATATATATTGCACTATTTTTTATTGAAGTAAGTATATTTTTCTTAGTATTTATGGCAGCTAAGACATTTGGAAAGTTTCAAGTTGAAGCACCTTTTTATATGATATTAAGCATTATTTTAGCTGTATGTATTTCAATAAGTTTAGGATTTTTGTTATTAAGATTCGTAAAAAAAGCAGAAATAATAACCATGATATCTATTATTATAAGTATTGGAATGTTTTTTATAAGCTTAATGGGAAGTGGAAACGACACAAGTCAAGCATCTTGGATTATTAATAATTTGGCCAAATTTATGCCAATCTACTGGCTTATGGATATTGTAAACCATCTAAGACTATTTCCGGCGGTACCTATATTAATATTAATGGCTGTGGCAATGTTTACAGCAGGGAATATAAAAGGATCTAAAAAAGAATTAATAGAGAGATAA
- the fabD gene encoding ACP S-malonyltransferase → MSKIAFVFPGQGSQYVGMGNSFYEEFTESREIFDIASEALQLDMKKLCFEENEQLNITEFTQPAILTATIATLKALETVGIKPDVVAGLSLGEYSALVANKTIDFRDAVKVVRARGKLMQEAVPVGVGTMAAILGLPNETVEEVCKGINGIVELANYNCPGQIVISGENEPVNKAVELLKEAGAKRALLLNVSGPFHSSLLQPAGDQLKEVLENVQFNNMVVPYIANTTAEYVNTIDDVKPLLIQQVYSSVKWEQSIIKMIENGVDTFIEIGPGKTLSGFIRKIDRHKTVINIDKSSDLKDLPEKLGGVIC, encoded by the coding sequence ATGAGTAAAATTGCTTTTGTTTTTCCAGGTCAAGGGTCTCAATATGTTGGCATGGGAAATTCTTTTTATGAAGAATTTACAGAGTCAAGAGAAATCTTTGATATAGCAAGTGAAGCATTACAATTAGATATGAAAAAACTATGTTTTGAAGAAAATGAGCAGTTAAATATAACAGAGTTTACACAACCTGCCATATTAACTGCTACAATAGCGACTTTAAAAGCATTAGAAACAGTAGGCATAAAGCCAGATGTGGTTGCTGGACTAAGCCTAGGAGAATATAGTGCTTTGGTTGCAAACAAAACCATTGACTTTAGAGACGCCGTTAAAGTAGTAAGAGCAAGAGGGAAATTAATGCAAGAGGCTGTTCCAGTAGGTGTTGGTACAATGGCAGCAATATTAGGATTGCCTAATGAAACAGTTGAAGAAGTGTGTAAAGGCATTAATGGTATTGTAGAACTTGCTAATTATAATTGTCCAGGTCAAATTGTCATTTCAGGTGAAAATGAACCTGTAAATAAGGCAGTGGAATTACTTAAAGAAGCTGGAGCAAAAAGAGCATTATTATTAAATGTCAGTGGCCCATTCCATTCGTCTTTACTACAGCCTGCAGGGGATCAATTAAAAGAAGTATTAGAGAATGTACAATTCAATAATATGGTTGTGCCTTACATAGCCAATACAACTGCAGAGTATGTAAATACCATAGATGATGTGAAGCCTTTATTAATTCAACAAGTATATTCATCTGTAAAATGGGAGCAATCCATTATAAAAATGATTGAAAATGGTGTGGATACCTTCATTGAAATAGGACCAGGAAAAACATTAAGTGGTTTTATTAGAAAAATAGATCGTCATAAAACAGTTATTAATATTGATAAGAGCAGTGACTTAAAAGATTTGCCAGAAAAGTTAGGAGGAGTAATATGTTAA